A genomic window from Thermincola ferriacetica includes:
- the rplA gene encoding 50S ribosomal protein L1 — translation MPKHGKKYQEAAKLIDNTNLLEPKEALELVKKTAPAKFDETVEVAVRLGVDPRHADQQIRGAVVLPHGTGRTAKVLVFAKGEKQKEAENAGADYVGAEDMVEKIQGGWLDFDVVVATPDMMGTVGKLGRILGPKGLMPNPKTGTVTFEVEKAVKEIKAGKIEYRVDKAGIIHAPIGKVSFSVEALTDNFNTLLDALIRAKPAAAKGTYLKSITVSSTMGPGIKVNPLKVTK, via the coding sequence ATGCCGAAACACGGCAAGAAATATCAAGAAGCTGCTAAACTGATTGACAATACTAATTTGCTTGAGCCAAAGGAAGCTCTTGAATTAGTTAAAAAGACTGCTCCGGCAAAGTTTGATGAAACCGTAGAAGTTGCAGTGCGCCTGGGAGTAGACCCAAGGCATGCAGACCAGCAAATTCGCGGCGCTGTAGTTCTGCCCCATGGAACAGGGCGGACCGCTAAGGTGCTGGTGTTTGCTAAAGGTGAAAAACAAAAGGAAGCTGAAAACGCCGGTGCGGATTACGTAGGCGCCGAGGACATGGTTGAAAAAATTCAGGGCGGCTGGCTTGATTTTGATGTAGTAGTGGCTACCCCTGACATGATGGGGACAGTCGGTAAGTTAGGCCGCATCCTCGGTCCCAAGGGTTTAATGCCTAACCCCAAAACCGGTACCGTTACTTTTGAGGTTGAGAAGGCTGTTAAGGAAATTAAAGCCGGTAAAATTGAGTACCGGGTTGATAAAGCCGGTATTATTCATGCGCCAATTGGTAAGGTTTCTTTTTCCGTCGAAGCGCTTACCGATAACTTCAATACGTTATTGGATGCCCTTATCAGGGCCAAACCGGCGGCAGCAAAGGGTACTTATCTAAAGAGTATTACCGTTTCTTCAACTATGGGACCTGGTATAAAGGTAAACCCATTAAAAGTTACCAAATAA
- a CDS encoding carboxymuconolactone decarboxylase family protein: MPVDTLKKLEENQKKIAGMLPDLMANFKKVHDAALAEGALTSREKVLIGLGIAVSKQCSYCISKYLKSAIDMNIELQEIIEACGVAILMNGGPGAAYTSFVLDTYAELKKEIGR; this comes from the coding sequence ATGCCTGTTGATACGTTGAAAAAACTGGAAGAAAACCAAAAGAAGATTGCAGGTATGCTTCCTGATTTAATGGCTAACTTTAAGAAGGTACATGATGCAGCCCTTGCAGAAGGTGCGCTTACCAGTAGGGAGAAAGTATTGATTGGACTTGGCATCGCTGTTTCCAAGCAGTGCAGCTATTGTATAAGTAAGTACCTGAAAAGCGCTATCGACATGAATATTGAACTGCAGGAGATTATTGAGGCATGCGGGGTAGCCATCTTGATGAACGGGGGTCCGGGCGCAGCCTATACTTCTTTTGTTCTGGATACCTATGCCGAGCTGAAAAAAGAAATTGGAAGGTAA
- the rplL gene encoding 50S ribosomal protein L7/L12, whose translation MSKVNEILEAVKGLTVLELAELVKAFEEEFGVTAAAPVAVAAAAPAATGGAAAAAEEKTEFDVILASAGDKKINVIKVVREITGLGLKEAKELVDGAPKPVKEKVGKEEAESIKAKLEEAGATVELK comes from the coding sequence ATGTCTAAAGTAAATGAGATTTTAGAAGCTGTAAAAGGCTTGACTGTTCTGGAATTAGCTGAATTGGTAAAGGCTTTTGAAGAGGAATTCGGTGTTACTGCTGCTGCTCCTGTAGCTGTGGCCGCAGCTGCCCCCGCTGCTACCGGTGGCGCCGCTGCTGCTGCTGAAGAGAAGACTGAATTTGATGTTATTCTGGCTTCTGCCGGTGACAAAAAGATCAACGTTATCAAGGTGGTCCGTGAAATTACCGGTCTTGGCCTGAAAGAAGCCAAAGAGCTGGTTGACGGCGCTCCCAAGCCCGTAAAAGAGAAGGTTGGCAAGGAAGAAGCCGAATCCATCAAGGCTAAGCTTGAAGAAGCAGGCGCCACTGTAGAACTTAAGTAA
- the secE gene encoding preprotein translocase subunit SecE: MVEAKKVPDTPEDVKNKNKTKNKVAQKPAKEDKPVKDVAKKPVPKGAAVVASANKGSFIARAKKFLRGAWTELKKVNWLGRKELVAFTGVVLVSVFIVGSAIFVVDTLLSKILSLVIK, from the coding sequence ATGGTGGAAGCCAAAAAAGTTCCGGATACCCCGGAGGATGTAAAAAACAAAAATAAAACAAAAAACAAAGTAGCCCAAAAACCTGCCAAGGAAGACAAGCCGGTAAAGGATGTTGCGAAAAAACCTGTGCCTAAAGGAGCTGCTGTTGTGGCTTCGGCCAATAAAGGCAGTTTTATTGCCAGGGCAAAAAAATTCTTGCGTGGCGCTTGGACTGAGTTGAAGAAGGTTAATTGGCTGGGCAGGAAGGAACTTGTTGCTTTTACCGGTGTGGTTTTAGTTTCCGTCTTCATTGTTGGATCGGCTATTTTTGTAGTTGACACTTTACTGAGTAAAATTCTATCCCTTGTAATCAAATAA
- a CDS encoding MarR family winged helix-turn-helix transcriptional regulator yields MFDIENSLGFLLAKSHKKAFNEFKTRLEPYNLTPPQFAAMAFLWKKDGINQIQLGELMDADRTTIGGIVDRLERMGLIERAINPVDRRASILFVTDKGRSMQEKLEFIAAEFNNWLGRKFSEEELVDLKAKLKKIRYI; encoded by the coding sequence TTGTTTGACATTGAGAATAGTCTTGGTTTCCTGCTGGCCAAGTCTCATAAAAAGGCCTTTAATGAATTTAAAACGAGGTTGGAGCCATATAATCTTACTCCACCGCAGTTTGCGGCTATGGCCTTTCTATGGAAAAAGGACGGCATCAACCAAATTCAATTGGGTGAATTGATGGATGCTGACAGGACTACTATTGGAGGTATTGTGGACCGTCTGGAAAGGATGGGCCTAATCGAAAGAGCAATAAATCCTGTTGATCGCAGGGCCAGTATATTGTTTGTAACCGATAAGGGACGGAGTATGCAAGAAAAGTTGGAGTTTATTGCCGCTGAGTTTAATAACTGGCTGGGCCGTAAGTTTTCAGAGGAAGAGCTTGTAGATCTGAAAGCAAAACTGAAAAAAATACGTTACATTTAA
- the rpoB gene encoding DNA-directed RNA polymerase subunit beta, whose amino-acid sequence MVYPIKVGKRERWSYARIKEVLDMPNLIEIQQNSYDWFLKEGLREMFYDISPIQDFTGNLILEFVDYTLGEPKYSVDECKERDVTYAAPLRVKVRLINKETGEVKEQEVFMGDFPLMTEKGTFIINGAERVIVSQLVRSPGVYFSEQIDSTGKKLYNATIIPNRGAWLELETDANDNIFVRIDRTRKLPVTVLIRALGYGSNGKILELFQDDERIRATLERDNTDSEEEALVEIYKRLRPGEPPTVESARSLLETLFFDPKRYDLANVGRYKLNKKLKLDVPPEVRNLTKEDIVATVAYTLKLMDGEGKVDDIDHLGNRRLRSVGELLQNQFRIGLSRMERVVRERMTIQDVDVITPQVLINIRPVVAAIKEFFGSSQLSQFMDQTNPLAELTHKRRLSALGPGGLSRERAGFEVRDVHHSHYGRMCPIETPEGPNIGLIGSLSTYARINEFGFIETPYRKVDKEKGIVTNEIEYLTADEEDNFVIAQANAPLDEEGRFLTDKVNARHGHEILKVPVDRVDYMDVSPKQVVSIATALIPFLENDDANRALMGSNMQRQAVPLLRTDAPLVGTGMEYKAATDSGVVVLAKRSGVVTKVTANEIRIKTDDGNEDVYKLLKFTRSNQGTCMNQKPIVVKGARVEAGEVIADGPSTDLGELALGRNVLVAFMPWEGYNYEDAILVSKKLVKEDYFTSIHIEEYECDARDTKLGPEEITRDIPNVGEEVLKDLDDRGIIRIGAEVRPGDILVGKVTPKGETELTAEERLLRAIFGEKAREVRDTSLRVPHGESGKVVDVKVFSRENGDELAPGVNQLVRVYIAQKRKISEGDKMAGRHGNKGVIARILPEEDMPFMPDGTPIEIVLNPLGVPSRMNLGQVLETHLGWAAKTMGIYMATPVFDGATEEDVFETLQKAGLPTTGKTILYDGRTGEPFDNPITVGYVYMLKLAHLVDDKIHARSTGPYSLVTQQPLGGKAQFGGQRFGEMEVWALEAYGAAYTLQEILTVKSDDVVGRVKTYEAIVKGENVPEPGVPESFKVLIKELQSLGLDVKVLSEEDEEIEIKEVEDDVSETAKELGLDIEHPDDGPQDEPEEEEEEEDTLDDDFDASFMDDDFDFIEED is encoded by the coding sequence ATGGTCTATCCGATAAAGGTGGGAAAACGGGAGAGATGGAGTTATGCCAGGATTAAAGAAGTTCTCGACATGCCGAACCTGATAGAAATTCAGCAGAACTCCTACGACTGGTTCCTAAAAGAGGGTTTGCGGGAAATGTTTTATGATATTTCCCCGATCCAGGATTTTACTGGCAATCTGATTTTGGAATTTGTCGATTATACTCTCGGCGAACCCAAATATTCAGTAGATGAATGTAAGGAACGGGACGTAACCTATGCAGCTCCGCTCAGGGTAAAAGTTCGCCTAATTAACAAGGAGACCGGGGAAGTAAAGGAACAGGAAGTATTCATGGGTGATTTTCCCCTGATGACAGAAAAGGGAACTTTTATTATTAACGGAGCGGAACGGGTTATCGTCAGCCAGTTAGTTCGTTCACCCGGCGTTTATTTTTCAGAACAGATTGATTCTACAGGTAAAAAACTTTACAATGCCACTATCATTCCTAACCGGGGAGCCTGGTTGGAACTTGAAACTGATGCCAATGACAATATTTTTGTGCGTATTGACCGGACCAGAAAGCTGCCTGTTACCGTATTAATCAGAGCTTTGGGCTATGGTAGCAACGGTAAAATTCTTGAGTTGTTCCAGGACGATGAAAGAATTAGGGCGACCCTGGAACGTGATAATACTGATTCTGAGGAAGAAGCTTTGGTTGAAATATATAAGAGGCTTCGTCCGGGCGAACCTCCCACTGTTGAAAGTGCGCGTTCGCTCCTGGAGACTTTGTTCTTTGATCCGAAGAGATACGACCTGGCTAATGTGGGTAGGTATAAATTAAATAAAAAACTGAAATTGGATGTACCACCTGAGGTACGGAATCTAACCAAAGAAGATATCGTTGCTACTGTGGCCTATACCCTGAAATTGATGGATGGGGAAGGTAAAGTGGATGATATCGACCATTTAGGCAACAGGCGCTTGCGGTCTGTCGGGGAATTGCTACAGAACCAGTTCCGCATAGGGTTATCCAGGATGGAACGGGTTGTGCGTGAAAGAATGACCATTCAGGACGTAGATGTCATTACACCCCAGGTATTAATTAATATTAGACCCGTAGTGGCGGCCATCAAGGAATTCTTTGGCAGCAGCCAGCTATCACAGTTTATGGACCAGACCAACCCCTTGGCTGAATTAACGCATAAGAGAAGGCTTAGTGCCTTAGGACCCGGCGGTTTGAGCAGGGAACGGGCAGGCTTCGAAGTTCGTGATGTTCACCACTCCCACTATGGACGTATGTGCCCGATAGAAACGCCGGAAGGTCCCAACATTGGTTTGATAGGATCTCTCAGTACATATGCGCGGATTAACGAATTCGGTTTTATAGAGACTCCATATCGCAAGGTTGACAAGGAAAAGGGCATAGTTACCAATGAAATAGAGTACTTAACGGCAGATGAAGAAGATAATTTCGTGATTGCCCAGGCCAACGCTCCTCTGGACGAAGAAGGAAGGTTTCTGACCGATAAGGTTAATGCCAGACATGGCCATGAGATACTGAAGGTTCCCGTTGACCGCGTTGATTATATGGATGTTTCTCCTAAACAAGTTGTCAGTATCGCTACTGCGTTGATACCATTTCTCGAAAATGACGATGCCAACAGGGCATTGATGGGCTCAAACATGCAGCGGCAGGCTGTTCCGTTGCTACGGACTGACGCTCCTTTGGTTGGAACGGGTATGGAATATAAGGCCGCCACCGATTCCGGTGTTGTCGTCCTTGCGAAAAGAAGTGGCGTAGTAACTAAAGTCACTGCCAACGAGATTAGAATAAAAACCGATGATGGAAACGAAGATGTTTACAAATTATTGAAGTTTACCAGGTCTAACCAGGGGACTTGCATGAACCAAAAACCGATTGTCGTAAAAGGCGCTAGGGTTGAAGCAGGTGAAGTTATTGCGGACGGACCTTCTACGGACCTGGGAGAACTGGCTCTCGGCCGTAACGTATTGGTTGCTTTTATGCCCTGGGAAGGTTACAACTACGAAGACGCTATATTAGTCAGTAAAAAACTTGTCAAAGAAGATTATTTCACCTCTATTCACATAGAAGAATATGAATGTGATGCCCGTGATACCAAATTGGGTCCCGAAGAAATTACCAGAGATATACCCAACGTGGGCGAAGAAGTGCTGAAAGACCTTGACGACAGGGGCATCATCAGAATAGGTGCGGAAGTAAGGCCAGGCGACATTCTTGTCGGTAAAGTTACTCCCAAGGGAGAGACGGAGCTTACTGCCGAAGAACGCTTGTTAAGGGCAATTTTTGGTGAAAAAGCAAGGGAAGTTCGCGATACTTCCCTCCGGGTACCGCATGGCGAATCCGGCAAAGTTGTTGACGTTAAAGTATTTTCCAGGGAAAACGGCGATGAATTAGCCCCCGGTGTTAACCAACTGGTGCGGGTTTATATTGCCCAGAAAAGGAAGATATCCGAGGGTGATAAAATGGCAGGTCGTCACGGTAACAAGGGTGTTATCGCCCGTATTTTACCGGAAGAGGATATGCCGTTTATGCCTGACGGAACTCCGATTGAAATAGTGCTTAATCCACTGGGTGTTCCTTCGCGGATGAACTTGGGTCAGGTTTTGGAGACTCATTTGGGTTGGGCTGCCAAGACTATGGGTATTTATATGGCAACACCTGTTTTTGACGGGGCAACAGAAGAGGATGTATTTGAAACACTGCAAAAAGCCGGTCTGCCTACTACCGGAAAGACTATACTCTACGATGGACGAACGGGAGAGCCCTTTGATAACCCCATAACTGTCGGATATGTTTATATGCTGAAATTGGCCCACCTGGTAGACGATAAAATTCACGCCAGATCAACAGGTCCCTATTCCCTGGTTACCCAGCAACCGCTGGGTGGTAAAGCGCAATTCGGTGGGCAAAGGTTCGGGGAGATGGAGGTCTGGGCCCTCGAAGCGTACGGTGCTGCCTACACTTTGCAGGAGATTCTCACCGTTAAATCCGACGATGTGGTTGGCCGGGTTAAGACATACGAAGCTATCGTAAAAGGCGAAAATGTACCTGAACCCGGTGTTCCTGAGTCCTTCAAAGTATTAATTAAAGAATTGCAGAGTTTGGGCTTGGATGTGAAGGTTCTTTCCGAAGAAGATGAAGAAATTGAAATAAAAGAAGTTGAGGATGACGTTAGCGAAACGGCCAAGGAACTGGGCCTGGATATTGAACATCCCGATGACGGGCCGCAGGATGAACCTGAAGAAGAGGAAGAGGAAGAAGACACGCTGGATGACGATTTTGATGCCAGTTTCATGGATGACGATTTCGATTTTATAGAGGAAGACTAG
- the nusG gene encoding transcription termination/antitermination protein NusG — protein MEKQWYVIHTYSGYENKVKANLEKRIESMNMGDKIFRILVPMEDEVEIKDGKKKVAKRKVFPGYVLVEMIMTDDSWYVVRNTSGVTGFVGSGSKPIPLHEAEVKHILRQMGVEEPRAKIDFELGQNVRVTSGPFENFIGSIEEIYPDKGKIKVLVSMFGRETPVELEYGQVERL, from the coding sequence ATGGAAAAACAGTGGTACGTTATACATACGTATTCCGGCTATGAAAATAAAGTGAAGGCAAACCTGGAAAAACGAATAGAGTCTATGAATATGGGAGATAAGATCTTCCGGATTTTAGTTCCCATGGAAGACGAAGTTGAAATTAAAGACGGGAAAAAGAAGGTTGCCAAAAGAAAAGTTTTTCCGGGCTATGTACTCGTGGAAATGATTATGACGGACGATTCCTGGTATGTTGTGCGCAACACTTCCGGTGTTACGGGATTTGTTGGCAGTGGCTCCAAACCGATCCCCCTTCATGAGGCAGAAGTTAAGCATATTCTCAGGCAAATGGGTGTTGAAGAGCCCCGGGCAAAAATCGATTTTGAACTCGGCCAAAATGTACGGGTTACTTCGGGACCCTTTGAAAATTTCATTGGCAGCATTGAAGAGATCTATCCTGATAAAGGCAAAATAAAGGTTTTGGTTTCCATGTTCGGTCGGGAAACTCCCGTAGAACTGGAATACGGTCAGGTAGAGAGGTTATAA
- the rplJ gene encoding 50S ribosomal protein L10 gives MARPEKEAIVSMVKEKLQNSQGAVLTDYRGLNVAEITELRNKLREAKVEFKVIKNTLTKRAADELGIEGLDPYLEGPTAIAFGMEDPVAPAKILADFAKTHNQLELKVGILDGKVIDKAKIKELAELPSKAELIAKVLGGMSSPLYGFAGSLQGILRNFVYVLNAVKDKKAAEA, from the coding sequence ATGGCCAGACCTGAAAAAGAAGCCATTGTCAGCATGGTCAAAGAAAAACTGCAGAATTCTCAGGGAGCAGTGCTTACAGATTACCGCGGCCTTAATGTAGCGGAAATTACTGAGCTGCGTAACAAGCTCAGGGAAGCCAAAGTTGAATTCAAAGTCATTAAAAATACTTTGACCAAACGGGCAGCCGACGAACTTGGCATTGAAGGGTTAGATCCATACTTGGAAGGGCCCACGGCTATTGCTTTCGGTATGGAAGACCCGGTAGCTCCGGCCAAAATTTTAGCGGACTTTGCCAAAACCCACAACCAATTAGAATTAAAGGTGGGCATCCTTGACGGCAAAGTAATCGATAAAGCAAAAATCAAGGAACTGGCAGAACTACCGTCCAAAGCAGAGCTTATTGCCAAAGTATTGGGCGGCATGAGTTCACCGTTGTATGGTTTTGCAGGTTCTTTGCAGGGAATATTGCGGAACTTTGTGTATGTACTTAATGCGGTTAAAGATAAAAAAGCTGCCGAAGCATAA
- the rplK gene encoding 50S ribosomal protein L11 produces the protein MAKKVVGMIKLQVPAGKATPAPPVGPALGQHGVNIMQFCKEYNERTANQAGLIIPVEITVYEDRSFTFVCKTPPAAVLLKKAAGIETASGEPNKKKVAKLGRDKIREIAELKMKDLNAVTIEAAMRMIEGTARSMGIEIEG, from the coding sequence ATGGCAAAGAAAGTAGTCGGAATGATTAAACTGCAAGTGCCCGCCGGAAAAGCCACACCAGCTCCCCCTGTAGGACCGGCATTGGGTCAGCACGGGGTAAATATCATGCAGTTTTGCAAGGAGTATAACGAAAGAACGGCCAATCAGGCAGGCTTAATTATTCCAGTTGAAATAACAGTTTACGAAGACAGGTCTTTCACTTTCGTTTGCAAAACCCCACCTGCCGCGGTACTTTTAAAGAAAGCTGCCGGCATTGAGACTGCATCTGGCGAACCAAACAAGAAGAAGGTTGCCAAATTAGGTCGTGACAAGATAAGGGAAATTGCAGAATTGAAAATGAAAGATCTTAACGCTGTAACCATTGAAGCGGCTATGCGCATGATTGAGGGCACAGCCCGCAGCATGGGAATTGAGATTGAAGGTTAA
- the rpmG gene encoding 50S ribosomal protein L33, protein MRVGITLACTTCKNRNYQTNKNKKNNPERLEIKKYCPTCQTHTVHKETK, encoded by the coding sequence ATGAGAGTAGGTATTACCCTGGCTTGTACAACCTGTAAAAATAGAAACTACCAGACAAATAAAAACAAAAAGAACAATCCTGAAAGACTGGAAATCAAGAAATATTGTCCGACTTGTCAGACTCATACCGTGCATAAAGAAACCAAGTAA
- the sigH gene encoding RNA polymerase sporulation sigma factor SigH, protein MSLSAQREVFDTFDVMLDEDIVEFAKEGDDAALEYLINKYKNFVRAKARSYFLIGADREDIIQEGMIGLYKAIRDFKSDKLSSFRAFAELCITRQIITAIKTATRQKHIPLNSYVSLNKPIYDEDSDRTLLDVISGSKITDPEELIISREEFDDIEEKMGEILSSLEWKVLMSYLEGKSYQEIAVDLKRHVKSIDNALQRVKRKLERYLEKREN, encoded by the coding sequence ATGAGTTTAAGTGCTCAGAGAGAAGTATTTGATACCTTCGATGTGATGTTGGACGAAGATATCGTGGAGTTTGCCAAAGAAGGTGATGATGCCGCTCTAGAATATTTGATCAATAAGTACAAGAATTTTGTCAGGGCCAAAGCTCGCTCATACTTCTTAATCGGAGCAGACAGGGAAGATATCATTCAGGAAGGCATGATTGGACTCTACAAAGCCATCCGTGATTTCAAATCGGACAAGCTTTCATCATTCCGCGCTTTTGCTGAGTTATGTATTACCAGGCAGATCATTACTGCCATAAAAACAGCTACCCGGCAAAAGCACATTCCTTTAAATTCTTACGTTTCCTTGAACAAGCCTATTTATGACGAAGATTCCGATCGTACTCTGCTCGACGTTATTTCCGGTTCAAAGATAACAGACCCGGAAGAACTGATTATCAGCCGGGAAGAATTTGACGATATCGAGGAAAAAATGGGTGAAATCCTTAGTTCGTTAGAATGGAAAGTGCTGATGTCTTACCTGGAGGGTAAATCATATCAGGAAATCGCCGTTGACTTGAAAAGGCATGTTAAGTCTATTGATAATGCCCTGCAGAGGGTAAAAAGGAAGTTGGAAAGATATTTGGAAAAAAGAGAAAACTAG